From the Brachyhypopomus gauderio isolate BG-103 unplaced genomic scaffold, BGAUD_0.2 sc333, whole genome shotgun sequence genome, one window contains:
- the ccdc149a gene encoding coiled-coil domain-containing protein 149-A isoform X1, whose amino-acid sequence MISSKRSESDWQGLVSEFLICKRKLESKKEALLILSKELDTCQQERDQYKLMANQLREKHQGLKKKYRELIEGDPTLPPEKRNQVNLAQLLRDSRERSKQLVEEVKELTQRLTEAQGDNKLLRMTITKQRLGDDDVGVRHFPAHEREDLVRQLEEAGLQREELANSLKAVSDELEDTKAERAVFQEKAARLNLELNHVLGGRGTRIIDVDALCMENRYLHERLKHVQEEVSLLKSNIMKYKTALDRRKTTKAGGRPTSCALTGVLSAKQVQDLLSVDNGCGLPATPQSVSDLKSLATALLETIHEKNIVIQHQRQTNRILGNRVAELEQKLKTLEVSGLWSLPGLTYAVSVGLGRGKDAITLGEVQRVTPPPSLRLLQPVTAESAGPRSPAADRTGRGGLSSWELDTAGDDCFLNVRPGSRHSPDGGGDEVEMGVPHGEKAGRHGTGGVAQVWPGIAVETGPVAEQRPVVEEGEVSEGDSSLTVEEGEDAAMVLTPPPPVCSDLSTGLGSTMASLGANGQRAQDRCHGCREPPTVSDGPNDGLGGGVSSAVSVLKEPIQPCAPSLVRGWDVDWQSAEIDGRGGESLA is encoded by the exons ATGATTTCTTCTAAAAGAAGTGAAAGTGACTGGCAAGGTTTAGTGAGCGAG TTTCTCATCTGCAAACGTAAACTGGAGAGTAAGAAGGAGGCTCTTCTGATTCTGTCCAAGGAACTGGACACTtgccagcaggagagagaccagTATAAGCTAATGGCTAATCAGCTCCGCGAGAAACATCAGGGCCTGAAGAAAAAATACAGAGAGCTCATT GAAGGGGATCCTACATTACCGCCAGAGAAACGCAACCAG gtaaatcTGGCTCAGTTGTTAAGGGATTCGCGGGAGAGAAGTAAACAGTTagtggaggaggtgaaggagctgACTCAGAGGTTAACCGAGGCCCAGGGCGACAACAAG CTGCTGAGGATGACCATCACTAAACAGAGGCTCGGAGATGACGACGTCGGTGTAAGGCACTTCCCAGCTCATGAGCGCGAAGACCTTGTACGGCAGCTGGAAGAAGCCGGGTTACAG AGGGAAGAGCTGGCGAACAGTCTGAAGGCTGTGAGCGACGAGCTGGAAGACACGAAGGCGGAACGGGCCGTGTTCCAGGAGAAAGCTGCCCGTCTCAACCTGGAGCTCAACCACGTGCTTGGAGGCCGGGGCACGCGCATCATCGACGTGGACGCCCTGTGCATGGAGAACAG GTATTTACATGAGCGGCTGAAACATGTCCAGGAGGAAGTGAGCCTACTGAAGAGCAATATAATGAAATACAAG ACTGCTCTGGATCGGAGGAAGACGACTAAAGCAGGCGGCAGACCTACCAGCTGTGCTCTCACTGGGGTGCTCTCTGCCAAACAAG TGCAAGACTTGTTGTCCGTAGATAATGGATGCGGCCTTCCGGCCACTCCTCAGTCCGTCTCCGACCTGAAGTCCCTGGCGACGGCGCTGTTGGAAACCATCCACGAGAAGAACATAGTCATCCAGCACCAGCGCCAGACCAACAG GATTCTGGGGAACCGGGTGGCTGAGCTGGAGCAGAAGCTGAAGACACTGGAGGTTTCTGGTCTTTGGAGTTTGCCGG GCCTGACCTACGCCGTGTCCGTGGGATTAGGGA GAGGTAAGGATGCTATTACTCTGGGCGAGGTCCAACGAGTCACCCCTCCCCCGTCCCTCAGACTTCTGCAACCTGTGACCGCCGAATCAGCTGGCCCCCGGTCCCCCGCAG CTGACAGGACAGGAAGAGGAGGGCTATCGTCATGGGAACTGGACACAGCTGGCGATGACTGCTTCCTGAACGTGCGGCCTGGCTCCCGCCACAGtccagatggaggtggagacgAGGTGGAGATGGGCGTCCCGCACGGAGAGAAGGCCGGCAGGCATGGGACCGGAGGCGTGGCCCAGGTGTGGCCTGGCATCGCCGTGGAGACGGGCCCGGTCGCAGAGCAGCGTCCTGttgtggaggagggggaggtctCGGAGGGGGACAGCAGCTTGACCGTGGAAGAAGGAGAAGACGCCGCCATGGTGCTGACCCCCCCACCGCCCGTCTGTTCCGATCTCTCCACAGGCCTCGGCTCCACAATGGCTTCTTTGGGTGCCAACGGCCAACGCGCACAAGACCGTTGCCACGGCTGCAGAGAACCTCCGACTGTATCAGATGGCCCCAACGATGGTTTGGGAGGAGGAGTCTCGAGTGCCGTCTCCGTTCTCAAAGAGCCCATCCAGCCGTGTGCTCCATCTTTGGTGCGAGGGTGGGATGTGGACTGGCAGTCGGCGGAGATCGACGGCCGCGGTGGAGAAAGCCTCGCCTAA
- the ccdc149a gene encoding coiled-coil domain-containing protein 149-A isoform X2 encodes MISSKRSESDWQGLVSEFLICKRKLESKKEALLILSKELDTCQQERDQYKLMANQLREKHQGLKKKYRELIEGDPTLPPEKRNQVNLAQLLRDSRERSKQLVEEVKELTQRLTEAQGDNKLLRMTITKQRLGDDDVGVRHFPAHEREDLVRQLEEAGLQREELANSLKAVSDELEDTKAERAVFQEKAARLNLELNHVLGGRGTRIIDVDALCMENRYLHERLKHVQEEVSLLKSNIMKYKTALDRRKTTKAGGRPTSCALTGVLSAKQVQDLLSVDNGCGLPATPQSVSDLKSLATALLETIHEKNIVIQHQRQTNRILGNRVAELEQKLKTLEVSGLWSLPGGKDAITLGEVQRVTPPPSLRLLQPVTAESAGPRSPAADRTGRGGLSSWELDTAGDDCFLNVRPGSRHSPDGGGDEVEMGVPHGEKAGRHGTGGVAQVWPGIAVETGPVAEQRPVVEEGEVSEGDSSLTVEEGEDAAMVLTPPPPVCSDLSTGLGSTMASLGANGQRAQDRCHGCREPPTVSDGPNDGLGGGVSSAVSVLKEPIQPCAPSLVRGWDVDWQSAEIDGRGGESLA; translated from the exons ATGATTTCTTCTAAAAGAAGTGAAAGTGACTGGCAAGGTTTAGTGAGCGAG TTTCTCATCTGCAAACGTAAACTGGAGAGTAAGAAGGAGGCTCTTCTGATTCTGTCCAAGGAACTGGACACTtgccagcaggagagagaccagTATAAGCTAATGGCTAATCAGCTCCGCGAGAAACATCAGGGCCTGAAGAAAAAATACAGAGAGCTCATT GAAGGGGATCCTACATTACCGCCAGAGAAACGCAACCAG gtaaatcTGGCTCAGTTGTTAAGGGATTCGCGGGAGAGAAGTAAACAGTTagtggaggaggtgaaggagctgACTCAGAGGTTAACCGAGGCCCAGGGCGACAACAAG CTGCTGAGGATGACCATCACTAAACAGAGGCTCGGAGATGACGACGTCGGTGTAAGGCACTTCCCAGCTCATGAGCGCGAAGACCTTGTACGGCAGCTGGAAGAAGCCGGGTTACAG AGGGAAGAGCTGGCGAACAGTCTGAAGGCTGTGAGCGACGAGCTGGAAGACACGAAGGCGGAACGGGCCGTGTTCCAGGAGAAAGCTGCCCGTCTCAACCTGGAGCTCAACCACGTGCTTGGAGGCCGGGGCACGCGCATCATCGACGTGGACGCCCTGTGCATGGAGAACAG GTATTTACATGAGCGGCTGAAACATGTCCAGGAGGAAGTGAGCCTACTGAAGAGCAATATAATGAAATACAAG ACTGCTCTGGATCGGAGGAAGACGACTAAAGCAGGCGGCAGACCTACCAGCTGTGCTCTCACTGGGGTGCTCTCTGCCAAACAAG TGCAAGACTTGTTGTCCGTAGATAATGGATGCGGCCTTCCGGCCACTCCTCAGTCCGTCTCCGACCTGAAGTCCCTGGCGACGGCGCTGTTGGAAACCATCCACGAGAAGAACATAGTCATCCAGCACCAGCGCCAGACCAACAG GATTCTGGGGAACCGGGTGGCTGAGCTGGAGCAGAAGCTGAAGACACTGGAGGTTTCTGGTCTTTGGAGTTTGCCGG GAGGTAAGGATGCTATTACTCTGGGCGAGGTCCAACGAGTCACCCCTCCCCCGTCCCTCAGACTTCTGCAACCTGTGACCGCCGAATCAGCTGGCCCCCGGTCCCCCGCAG CTGACAGGACAGGAAGAGGAGGGCTATCGTCATGGGAACTGGACACAGCTGGCGATGACTGCTTCCTGAACGTGCGGCCTGGCTCCCGCCACAGtccagatggaggtggagacgAGGTGGAGATGGGCGTCCCGCACGGAGAGAAGGCCGGCAGGCATGGGACCGGAGGCGTGGCCCAGGTGTGGCCTGGCATCGCCGTGGAGACGGGCCCGGTCGCAGAGCAGCGTCCTGttgtggaggagggggaggtctCGGAGGGGGACAGCAGCTTGACCGTGGAAGAAGGAGAAGACGCCGCCATGGTGCTGACCCCCCCACCGCCCGTCTGTTCCGATCTCTCCACAGGCCTCGGCTCCACAATGGCTTCTTTGGGTGCCAACGGCCAACGCGCACAAGACCGTTGCCACGGCTGCAGAGAACCTCCGACTGTATCAGATGGCCCCAACGATGGTTTGGGAGGAGGAGTCTCGAGTGCCGTCTCCGTTCTCAAAGAGCCCATCCAGCCGTGTGCTCCATCTTTGGTGCGAGGGTGGGATGTGGACTGGCAGTCGGCGGAGATCGACGGCCGCGGTGGAGAAAGCCTCGCCTAA